In one Papio anubis isolate 15944 chromosome 11, Panubis1.0, whole genome shotgun sequence genomic region, the following are encoded:
- the FZD8 gene encoding LOW QUALITY PROTEIN: frizzled-8 (The sequence of the model RefSeq protein was modified relative to this genomic sequence to represent the inferred CDS: inserted 7 bases in 5 codons; deleted 2 bases in 1 codon; substituted 1 base at 1 genomic stop codon): MEWGYLLEVTSLLAALALLQRSSGAAAASAKELACQEITVPLCKGIGYNYTYMPNQFNHDTQDEAGLEVHQFWPLVEIQCSPDLKFFLCSMYTPICLEDYKKPLPPCRSVCERAKAGCAPLMRQYGFATGPTMRCEXEQEGNPDRCAWTGHTDLTTAAPXPPRRLPPPPRRQPPSGSGHASSPQRLITPPXGGGNGSGSSAAALPPVXDARWRARPGSGAAPSRPGANAAQPMVACXRQHPLYNRVKTGQIASCAALPTLLQWDRRAFTVFWIGRNSPVLCFVSPSYRLTFLIDMEPSNCRRPEMSFSAYLFGVSGLQFCQLADHERWRRSAAALARRKKRARSGDIGAGACAMRYETTGPALCTVVFLLVYRXPGMASSIWWVILSLTWFLAAGMKWGNEAIAGYSQYFHLAAWLVPSVKSIAVLALSSVDGDPVAGICYVGNQSLDNLRGFVLAPLVIYLFIGTMFLLAGFVSLFRIRSVIKQQDGPTKTHKLEKLMIRLGLFTVLYTVPAAVVVACLFYEQHNRPRWEATHNCPCLRDLQPDQARRPDYAVFMLKYFMCLVVGITSGVWVWSGKTLESWRSLCTRCCWASKGAAVGGGAGATAAGGGGGPGDGGGGGPGGGGPGGGAGSLYSDVSTGLTWRSGTASSVSYPKQMPLSQV; this comes from the exons ATGGAGTGGGGTTACCTGTTGGAAGTGACCTCGCTGCTGGCCGCCTTAGCGCTGCTGCAGCGCTCTAGCGGCGCGGCGGCCGCCTCGGCCAAGGAGCTGGCGTGCCAAGAGATCACCGTGCCGCTGTGTAAGGGCATCGGCTACAACTACACCTACATGCCCAACCAGTTCAACCACGACACGCAGGACGAGGCGGGCCTGGAGGTGCACCAGTTCTGGCCGCTGGTGGAGATCCAGTGCTCGCCCGACCTCAAGTTCTTCCTGTGCAGCATGTACACGCCCATCTGCCTGGAGGACTACAAGAAGCCGCTGCCGCCCTGCCGCTCGGTGTGCGAGCGCGCCAAGGCCGGCTGCGCGCCGCTCATGCGTCAGTACGGCTTCGCCACCGGCCCGACCATGCGCTGCG GCGAACAGGAGGGCAACCCTGACCGCTGTGCATGGACTGGCCACACCGACCTCACCACCGCCGCGC AGCCCCCGCGCcgcctgccgccgccgccgcgcagGCAGCCG CCCTCGGGCAGCGGCCACGCGAGCAGCCCGCAGAGGCTAATTACACCGC CTGGCGGCGGGAACGGTAGCGGCAGCAGCGCGGCGGCGCTTCCGCCGGT TGACGCCCGGTGGCGGGCGCGGCCTGGCAGCGGCGCGGCTCCCTCGCGGCCGGGTGCCAATGCAGCCCAGCCCATGGTGGCGTG CCGGCAACACCCGCTCTACAACCGCGTCAAGACAGGCCAGATCGCCAGCTGCGCTGCCTTGCCAACCCTTCTTCAATGGGACAGGCGCGCCTTCACGGTCTTCTGGATCGGCCGCAATAGTCCGGTGCTCTGCTTCGTGTCACCTTCGTACCGTCTCACCTTCCTCATTGACATGGAGCCTTCAAATTGCCGACGACCAGAAATGTCTTTCTCGGCCTACCTCTTCGGTGTCAGTGGGCTACAATTTTGCCAATTGGCAGACCACGAAAGGTGGCGGCGGTCAGCAGCGGCACTTGCCAGGCGCAAAAAGAGGGCGCGAAGTGGTGACAT CGGTGCTGGAGCATGCGCGATGCGCTATGAGACCACCGGCCCCGCGCTGTGCACCGTGGTCTTCTTGCTAGTCTACCGCTAACCCGGCATGGCCAGTTCCATCTGGTGGGTGATCTTGTCGCTCACGTGGTTTCTGGCGGCCGGCATGAAGTGGGGCAACGAAGCCATCGCCGGCTACTCGCAGTACTTTCACCTGGCCGCATGGCTCGTGCCCAGCGTTAAGTCCATAGCGGTGCTGGCGCTCAGCTCGGTGGACGGCGACCCAGTGGCGGGCATCTGCTACGTGGGCAACCAGAGCCTGGACAATCTGCGCGGCTTCGTGCTGGCGCCGCTGGTCATCTACCTCTTCATTGGCACCATGTTCCTGCTGGCCGGCTTCGTGTCGCTCTTCCGCATCCGCTCAGTCATCAAGCAGCAGGACGGCCCCACCAAGACGCACAAGCTGGAGAAGCTGATGATCCGCCTGGGCCTGTTCACCGTGCTCTACACCGTGCCCGCGGCAGTGGTGGTCGCCTGCCTCTTCTACGAGCAGCACAACCGCCCGCGCTGGGAGGCCACGCACAACTGCCCGTGCCTGCGGGACCTACAGCCTGACCAGGCGCGCAGGCCCGACTACGCCGTCTTCATGCTCAAGTACTTCATGTGCCTAGTGGTGGGCATCACCTCGGGCGTGTGGGTCTGGTCCGGCAAGACGCTGGAGTCCTGGCGCTCCCTGTGCACCCGCTGCTGCTGGGCCAGTAAGGGCGCCGCAGTGGGTGGGGGCGCGGGCGCCACGGCCGCTGGGGGCGGCGGCGGGCCGGGGGACGGTGGCGGCGGGGGGCCCGGCGGCGGGGGACCGGGCGGTGGCGCGGGCTCTCTCTACAGCGACGTCAGCACCGGCCTGACGTGGCGGTCGGGCACGGCCAGCTCCGTGTCTTATCCAAAGCAGATGCCATTGTCCCAGGTCTGA